Genomic segment of Cytobacillus suaedae:
TAATTTTATAAAAAATGACCACTGTATGAGTTTCTCTAAAAGAGCCATACATCGCAAATGTCAAAGGAGGCACCAAAATGTTAAAAGTCATTATTACTAGTATTTTCGTAGAAGACCAAGACAAGGCGTTAGAATTTTACTCAGAAACGTTAGGATTTGTTAAAAAGCATGATGTTCCTACAGGAGAACATAGGTGGATAACGCTTGTTTCTCCCGATGAACAAGACGGAACTGAGCTTTTACTCGAACCGAATGAACACCCAGCAGCAAAAGAGTATCAACAGAGGCTATTTGATGATGGCATACCAGTAACAATGTTCGGGGTTGCAGATATTCAAAAAGAGTATAAAAGATTAGTGGAAAAAGGCGTGCAGTTTACTATGGAGCCTACCAAAATGGGCGAAATCACAATAGCTGTCTTCGACGATACTTGCGGTAACCTTATTCAGATAATACAGCAGTAATGTCATGAAGACGTAGAGATGATTCAGAAGTGAGAAGGTTGTTAGGTAGATGATAGGTTTGGTGTCACAGGACCATTAAATTCACCAAGAATTGTCTTGGAAAATAGGTGATGTAAAAATGGATAGTCAAATGAAATTGGAATTTGAAAAATCAAAATCTGGCGATAAAGTTGAGCGTTATGAAGCATATCAAACTATTTTAAATGTAACTGACCAAAAAGTTGATTGGGCGTATGAAGTATGGGATCAACTAGTAGAGGACTTAACTCATAAAGATAACCATCAACGCTCTCGTGCAGCACAATATTTAGCGAATCTAGCTAAAAGCGATCCAGAGATGAGAATTATGAAGGATTTCCCTAAGTTGTGGGAGGTAACAAAAGATGAAAAGTTTGTAAC
This window contains:
- a CDS encoding VOC family protein, which translates into the protein MLKVIITSIFVEDQDKALEFYSETLGFVKKHDVPTGEHRWITLVSPDEQDGTELLLEPNEHPAAKEYQQRLFDDGIPVTMFGVADIQKEYKRLVEKGVQFTMEPTKMGEITIAVFDDTCGNLIQIIQQ